In the genome of Enterococcus sp. DIV2402, the window TGATTATTTCACATTGTTTTATTTTTTTTGTCAAATTTCAGGATTTTGATGAAATAGTGTTTCGTCTTTATTTTTTTACTTTGAAAGAGATTGAATGCGCTTTATTTTTTTGGTATTTTCTGTTTGTTGATATCAATGTTTTACTAATTTTTTTAGAACCAACAGTCGTTCGTTGAATGAACTTATAGAGAGGAAAAAACACATGAGTAAAAAATATGAAAATTTGGCAAAAGAAATTGTTGAATTCGTTGGTGGAAAAGACAATGTTAGCAATGCTGTTCATTGCCAAACCAGATTGCGTTTTACATTAAGAGATGATACGAAAGCTCAGCGTCAAGCGCTGAAAAATACAGATGGTGTATTAGATATTGTTGAAAAGGGAGGACAATTTCAAGTCGTTATTGGAATGCATGTTGCAGAAGTGTATGAAGAAGTAGAAAAAATTGTTGGTATTCCTTCCGCAGATTCTTCAGGTGGAGAATCTGGCAAGAAGACCAATCCTTTGAACCTATTTGTTGAATTTATTACATCTATTTTTCAACCTATCTTACCAGTAATTGCTGGTTCAGGAATGATCAAAGCTGTATTGGCTATTTTAAGCGTGACGAAATTAGTAGCAGCTGATTCCCAAACCTATGTCATTATCAATATGATGGCTGATGCCATGTTTTATTTCTTACCATTCCTATTAGCCAGTACCACTGCTAGAAGATTAAAAGCTAATCCAGCTATCGCGATGGGCTTAGCTGGCGTATTGTTGCATCCAACATTGATTGCTTTAGTGACAGCAGGCGAACCAGTTCATATTTTTGGTGCACCGATGACTTTGGTTAATTATGGAACATCGATGTTTCCAATTGTATTAATTGTGTTGTGCCAATCATATATCGAAAAATTTATGAATAAAGTTACGCCAAATTCGATTAAGCTAATCATTGTTCCTATGGTCACAATTTTAATTACTGGGTTCCTAGGTCTGACTGTATTGGGCCCAGTCGGTTCATTTATTGGTCAAATTTTCTTAACCTTCTTTAATTTTATTAGTCAATACGGTCCGTGGGTCTTACCATTCATTTTAGCTACATTTTGGCCGATTTTTGTGATGTTTGGTATTCATCCAACCATTGCAACGATTTCACCCATTCAATTTGCATCGGTTGGTTATGAAACAAATATTGGACCAGGTGCAATGGTAAGTAATATTTCTCAAGGAACTGCTGCATTGGTGGCTGGTTTCCGAATGAATAAAGGGAAAGATAGACAACTAGCTTTATCAACGGGGTTTACAGCACTAATGGGAATCACAGAACCAGTTATTTATGGTGTGAACTTACCTAAAAAATATCCATTGATTGGAGGAATGATTGGTTCTGCTGCTGGTGGTTTATATGCTGGACTAAATCATGTGGCTCGTTATGGTGTAGGGCATTCAGGAATCCCTGCAATTCCATTATATTTGGGAGAAGATATTCGTAATCTCTACAATATTTTAATTGCAATTGTGATTACTATGATTGTTTCTGCTGCAGCAACATTTATTTTAAGTACACGATTTGAGAAAAAAGGTACTAAAGTAGAAGAAAATGAATTAGTTGTCGAAGAAAAAGAAGTTGTTTTGGAAGATACATTCGTAGGTAGTCCGCTTAATGGAGAGATTTTGCCTTTAAGCGCTGTGAAAGATGAAGCTTTCTCGTCTGAAGCGTTAGGTAAAGGATTTGCAATTCAACCAAGTAATGGACGCGTAGTTGCCCCTTTTGATGGTGAAATAGTAACGATTTTCCCTTCAAAACATGCAATTGGCTTAGTTTCAAATGCAGGTGCCGAAGTCTTAATTCATGTTGGGTTAGATACCGTGCAATTAAATGGTGAACACTTTGAAGCTTATGTTCAGACAGGTGATAAAGTGAAAAAAGGCCAATTATTAGTTGATTTTGAATTAGATAAATTAGAAGAAAAAGGATTTGTCACACAAGTTCCCATTGTTGTGACGAATACACATCAATACGCATCAGTTGAAGTCATTAAACAAGGTAAAGTAACAGAAAATGTAGATGTTTTAAGAGTTCAAGTATAACGTATAGAGTGATTGAGAATAGGACGTATTCTTTATTTCTCAATCATTCTATTTAGAACACAACAAGTTTTTGACTATAAATGTTACAACAAACTATATAAATTTGGAGTGAATGAAATGACTGGATTAAGCAAAGATTTTCTTTGGGGAGGTGCCACAGCTGCGAATCAAGCGGAAGGCGGCGCACTTGAAGGTGGTAGAAAATTAGCAAATATTGACATGCTGCCAACTGGACCAGATCGTAAAAAAATTGCGGCTGGTGATATGGAAATGTTGGAATGGAAGGAAGATTACTACTATCCTGCGAAAGAAGCCATTGATATGTATCATCGTTACATGGAAGATATTAAATTGTTTGCAGAAATGGGCTTCAAAGTTTATCGTATGTCTTTATCGTGGTCTAGAATTTTTCCGGATGGAGATAATGCTGAACCAAATGAAGAAGGATTACAATTTTACGAAACTATTTTTAAAGAGTTAAAGAAATATGATATTGAACCGTTAGTAACGATTGCTCATTTTGATGTGCCATTAAATTTAATTAAAAAATATGGTTCGTGGCGTAATCGAAAAATGATTGACTTTTATGTGCATTATGCTGAAACAGTCTTAAATCGTTACAAAGGCTTAGTAAAATACTGGTTAACTATTAATGAAATTAATATTTTGTTGCATTCGCCATTTGTTGGCGGAGGAATTATCTTTCAAGAAAATGAAAATCGTGAACAAGTGAAGTATCAAGCTGCGCATCATCAACTAGTTGCCAGTGCTTTAGCAACGAAAATTGCCCATGAAATTGATCCAGAAAATCAAGTCGGTTGTATGTTAGCTGGAGGGAATCATTATCCCTATACTTGTCGACCAGAAGATTATTTTGAAGCGATTACTCGTGATCGTGAAGGTTATTTCTTTATTGATGTCCAAGCACGTGGGAAATACCCTAATTATGCATTAAAACGTTTTGAACGTGAAGAAATTGTGATTGAGATGGAACCAGAGGACAAAGACATTTTAGCCGCTGCACCAGTTGATTTTGTTTCGTTCTCGTATTATTCGTCACGTACTGTTAGTGCCTATGCAGAAGATTATGAACAAACAACTGGAAATATTTTTGCAACAATTAAAAATCCTAACTTAAAATCTTCTGAATGGGGCTGGCAAATTGACCCTCTAGGACTAAGAAATGCCTTGAATCAAATGTATGATCGTTATCAAAAACCATTATTTATCGTAGAAAACGGGTTAGGGGCGGTAGACGTTCCTGATGAAAATGGTTATGTCGATGATGAATATCGAATTGATTATTTACGTCAACATATTGAAGCCTTTAAAGATGCTGTAGAAATTGACGGTGTTGAACTATTAGGATATACCACTTGGGGCTGTGTCGATTTAGTCGCTGCAAGCACCGGTCAAATGAGTAAACGTTACGGATTTATTTATGTGGATCGAGATGACGAAGGAAAAGGTACTTTAAATCGTACCAAGAAAAAATCTTTTGATTGGTATAAAAAAGTGATTGCTACAAACGGTGAGGATCTGAGTAGCTGATTTATATAAATAATGTAACTGCCCATTCCTTTTTGATGGGCAGTTACATTATATTGGTGAGTATAATCATCTAATGATTCACTTGAAAATAGGATGAATGAACTCAAATAAAATAGGATGGGAGATATATATGAAGAACAATAAAATGAAAACGCTTTTGTCGTTAACTTTAGGAGTATCTCTTACAGGATTAGTAGCTTGTGATAAGAATACAGAATCAACAAATACAACTGATTCCATTACAGACAAGGGGACTGAATCCATTGTATCTATTTATTATTTACTATTTTTTTAAAAATTAGAATTGACAGAAGATAAAACTTTTGCTATTATTCATCCATAAGGAAAACGTTTACCTTTTATGGAGTGATACTAATGACTGAAAAAAGAATGTCGATTAAAGAGTTAGCAAAAATCACGGGATACTCAGTAGCTACAGTTTCTCGTGTCTTAAATAACAAAGAAGGGAAATTTTCAGAAAAAACTAGAGAAAAAATTCTAGCTGTTATTGAGGAAACAAACTATGAAACAAATTCTATTGCTAAAAGTTTAAGGATGCAGAGGACCAATACGGTGGGAGTAATTTTACCAGATTTAAGTAATGCATTCTTTGCTCGCTTAGTACAAGAAATTGAAACATTGCTTTCTTCAAAGGGGATGACTCTAATTATCTGTACAACGAATCAAGAAAAAGAAAAAGAAGTTCAATATTTAAAGATGTTAGAAGGAAAAATGGTAGATGGTATTATTATGATTTCTGGAAACAATAGTTCACTAAATCCTGTTTTTATTAAAAATAAGGGAGTTGTTTTTATAGATAGAGACAACTCTAGTGAAAATAATATTTCAAGTGTTCACTCTGACCATCGTTATGGTGGGAAGATAGCTTGTCAGAAATTGATAGCTAATGGTTGTAAAAAAATTGCTTTCGTTACTCAAGAGGATGTACAAATTACACAGAAAATTTTTGAAGG includes:
- a CDS encoding 6-phospho-beta-glucosidase → MTGLSKDFLWGGATAANQAEGGALEGGRKLANIDMLPTGPDRKKIAAGDMEMLEWKEDYYYPAKEAIDMYHRYMEDIKLFAEMGFKVYRMSLSWSRIFPDGDNAEPNEEGLQFYETIFKELKKYDIEPLVTIAHFDVPLNLIKKYGSWRNRKMIDFYVHYAETVLNRYKGLVKYWLTINEINILLHSPFVGGGIIFQENENREQVKYQAAHHQLVASALATKIAHEIDPENQVGCMLAGGNHYPYTCRPEDYFEAITRDREGYFFIDVQARGKYPNYALKRFEREEIVIEMEPEDKDILAAAPVDFVSFSYYSSRTVSAYAEDYEQTTGNIFATIKNPNLKSSEWGWQIDPLGLRNALNQMYDRYQKPLFIVENGLGAVDVPDENGYVDDEYRIDYLRQHIEAFKDAVEIDGVELLGYTTWGCVDLVAASTGQMSKRYGFIYVDRDDEGKGTLNRTKKKSFDWYKKVIATNGEDLSS
- a CDS encoding LacI family DNA-binding transcriptional regulator is translated as MTEKRMSIKELAKITGYSVATVSRVLNNKEGKFSEKTREKILAVIEETNYETNSIAKSLRMQRTNTVGVILPDLSNAFFARLVQEIETLLSSKGMTLIICTTNQEKEKEVQYLKMLEGKMVDGIIMISGNNSSLNPVFIKNKGVVFIDRDNSSENNISSVHSDHRYGGKIACQKLIANGCKKIAFVTQEDVQITQKIFEGVLQTTKKQSIKFDESNSILITSDDKFSKTGASNSIISGLIKENNFDYDGVICTDDRLAIGVILALQAHNKKVPEEVKVIGYGNDPIAKYFTPSLSSIRQDYLHLARESVNELLYRIENKAEKSYDITIPVSLINRQTTI
- a CDS encoding beta-glucoside-specific PTS transporter subunit IIABC, producing MSKKYENLAKEIVEFVGGKDNVSNAVHCQTRLRFTLRDDTKAQRQALKNTDGVLDIVEKGGQFQVVIGMHVAEVYEEVEKIVGIPSADSSGGESGKKTNPLNLFVEFITSIFQPILPVIAGSGMIKAVLAILSVTKLVAADSQTYVIINMMADAMFYFLPFLLASTTARRLKANPAIAMGLAGVLLHPTLIALVTAGEPVHIFGAPMTLVNYGTSMFPIVLIVLCQSYIEKFMNKVTPNSIKLIIVPMVTILITGFLGLTVLGPVGSFIGQIFLTFFNFISQYGPWVLPFILATFWPIFVMFGIHPTIATISPIQFASVGYETNIGPGAMVSNISQGTAALVAGFRMNKGKDRQLALSTGFTALMGITEPVIYGVNLPKKYPLIGGMIGSAAGGLYAGLNHVARYGVGHSGIPAIPLYLGEDIRNLYNILIAIVITMIVSAAATFILSTRFEKKGTKVEENELVVEEKEVVLEDTFVGSPLNGEILPLSAVKDEAFSSEALGKGFAIQPSNGRVVAPFDGEIVTIFPSKHAIGLVSNAGAEVLIHVGLDTVQLNGEHFEAYVQTGDKVKKGQLLVDFELDKLEEKGFVTQVPIVVTNTHQYASVEVIKQGKVTENVDVLRVQV